One window of the Torulaspora delbrueckii CBS 1146 chromosome 6, complete genome genome contains the following:
- the HRT3 gene encoding SCF ubiquitin ligase complex subunit HRT3 (similar to Saccharomyces cerevisiae HRT3 (YLR097C); ancestral locus Anc_8.281): MIDKPHDDHISKNAAHQAVSIWEKGVQKERDGSMNDAIKFYRQALKIDEKVEKVYRKKLHEEWALQKKLAEVSISPAEDNVAAEPKNEDNEAEQEQKVLPCWILELLPNDLLLKIVRQVVLTSGESWLNLSLTCSKFNELCLQNTVPYKVFASYIYEKQRYDQASLELNQISDLHILEEDLWKTNHQKMLKDRPYIKFQGIYISIVNYLRHGANAEGSLSLINPIQMITYYRYFRFYPDGRCLRLVTTDEPSHVVSHFSDKTTPKGSEICRWSLALDDNLGRLNIRRSDEKYSYFEELQIKSQGHKRHNRLSWINSLVIDKEGNVSECSLRNEKPFFFSRVRSYAQES, from the coding sequence ATGATAGATAAGCCACATGATGATCACATCAGCAAAAATGCTGCACATCAAGCGGTCTCTATATGGGAGAAAGGTGTCCAGAAAGAGAGAGACGGTTCGATGAATGATGCTATAAAATTCTATAGGCAAGCATTAAAGATAGACGAAAAGGTTGAGAAAGTGTACAGAAAGAAGCTGCATGAAGAATGGGCACTACAAAAGAAGCTAGCGGAGGTGAGTATCTCCCCGGCTGAAGACAATGTGGCAGCTGAGCCCAAGAATGAAGATAACGAAGCTGAACAGGAACAGAAAGTTCTGCCCTGTTGGATTCTAGAACTGTTGCCGAAcgatttgttgttgaagattgtcAGACAAGTGGTGTTAACTTCGGGAGAGTCATGGCTGAACCTGTCACTAACTTGTTCGAAATTTAATGAGCTTTGCCTTCAGAATACAGTCCCTTACAAAGTCTTTGCATCCTACATTTATGAGAAACAACGTTATGACCAGGCCTCCCTCGAATTGAATCAAATATCCGACTTGCACATACTAGAGGAGGACCTATGGAAAACAAATCACcagaagatgttgaaggacAGGCCATACATAAAATTTCAAGGCATATACATTAGTATTGTGAACTACCTCAGACACGGAGCCAATGCCGAGGGCTCTTTATCGCTCATCAATCCGATTCAAATGATAACTTACTACAGATATTTTAGGTTCTACCCAGATGGTCGGTGTCTGCGACTGGTTACCACAGATGAACCATCCCATGTTGTAAGCCATTTTTCTGACAAAACCACACCCAAAGGCAGCGAAATTTGCCGCTGGAGCCTAGCCCTTGACGATAATCTTGGTCGCTTAAATATTAGAAGGTCTGATGAAAAGTATTCTTACTTCGAAGAGCTACAGATCAAGAGTCAGGGCCATAAGAGACATAATCGTTTGAGCTGGATCAATTCTCTTGTCATAGATAAGGAGGGAAACGTATCCGAATGCTCATTACGGAATGAAAAgcccttcttcttctcaagaGTACGCTCTTATGCCCAGGAATCATAA
- the TDEL0F04090 gene encoding uncharacterized protein (similar to Saccharomyces cerevisiae YDR124W; ancestral locus Anc_8.282), which translates to MDRFTDVLASLEKEGYDFSVFVKERDKDGNFGTVKFSYAYVTPAAEQILPLSVWDLVEDESIFKAEKQRTRGHKLIVLPLKSRCYVEEYLDAAFNYLRQVPCKSIAKVWIKVIEPRKKTKYPYIKGELTKPDWWPREVQHREPDHLQKEDRLRLMSSIILEVLPQLKDNKIMDELCRTTLALCLFKNEPHKELVIKSIFEISRAMCDDTAETIEVMDLTYLRPRSKLTQLKGFKKAGKPCKIGRGTCANRLIDCPPKELKVRSPFESLPTPTLADMLVTNDPGLLDLLELSVGEANYDLDPPSANKHRGEIF; encoded by the coding sequence ATGGATAGATTCACTGATGTATTGGCTTCATTGGAGAAAGAGGGTTACGATTTCTCTGTGTTCGTCAAGGAGAGAGATAAAGACGGTAACTTTGGGACTGTGAAGTTTTCGTACGCCTATGTTACACCGGCTGCTGAACAGATTCTACCTTTGAGCGTATGGGACCttgtggaagatgaaagtaTCTTTAAAGCTGAAAAGCAGCGAACTCGTGGCCACAAACTAATAGTTTTACCATTAAAAAGCCGTTGTTATGTGGAGGAATACCTTGATGCTGCGTTCAATTATCTGAGACAGGTACCATGTAAATCTATCGCCAAAGTATGGATTAAAGTCATCGAgccaaggaagaagacTAAATACCCGTATATTAAGGGTGAGCTTACCAAACCGGACTGGTGGCCCAGAGAAGTGCAACACAGAGAACCcgatcatcttcaaaaggagGATAGGTTGCGGCTTATGTCGTCTATTATCCTTGAAGTCCTGCCTCAATTAAAAGACAATAAGATCATGGATGAGCTGTGCCGAACTACGCTTGCACTGTGcttgttcaagaatgaaCCGCATAAGGAGCTTGTCATCAAGAGTATTTTCGAGATTTCAAGGGCAATGTGTGACGATACCGCAGAAACGATCGAAGTCATGGACTTGACGTATCTTAGGCCTAGGTCAAAACTGACACAGCTCAAAGGCTTCAAGAAGGCTGGTAAACCCTGCAAGATCGGTCGTGGGACCTGCGCCAACCGGCTTATCGACTGCCCGCCCAAGGAGCTGAAGGTAAGGAGCCCCTTTGAGAGTCTTCCCACACCAACTTTAGCTGATATGTTGGTAACTAACGATCCTGGTCTTCTCGACCTCCTTGAACTTTCCGTAGGTGAAGCCAACTACGATCTGGATCCACCATCTGCCAACAAGCATCGTGGAGAGATTTTCTAA
- the TDEL0F04100 gene encoding uncharacterized protein (similar to Saccharomyces cerevisiae ECM18 (YDR125C) and ICT1 (YLR099C); ancestral locus Anc_8.284), with protein sequence MVIPVRLVIGRGGRRGFASTLVALRERTLQQKVFNRLLRPPRKITKEEKSAKSSIKMWLAHWNNEKETERELKDFQDLIMVNVDVAGTKDNQIVAHGINQWHFNNPAATAITTPTLLIHGYAASSMAYYRNFTGLSQTVTDLYAIDLPANGLSAEQPFKLNGDKPRSLKVKYLDNDKFSVQHVIDESGTKQMIQQCESYYLDKIEEWRKVNKLEKINLVGHSFGGYLSFKYALKYPNSIEKLCLVSPLGVETSIYSVNNKLEKNTKYALDLEDPTSNFYTRRREIPKFIFKNQSEILRWMGPLGAKMCWNYILSAYSRIPEMEYKSYIFELLYGKGGIAPTARQIFTNLFTRNLLAKDPIMDSLGQLQAKKVLLVYGDHDWMNKYAGYKLVERLNTIRNNTSAQYIEVPESGHNLFLDNPTFFNASLTEFLSAK encoded by the coding sequence ATGGTGATACCTGTAAGGTTGGTGATCGGAAGAGGAGGTAGAAGAGGTTTTGCCAGTACTTTGGTGGCTTTAAGAGAAcgaactcttcaacaaaagGTATTCAACCGATTATTGCGACctccaagaaagatcaccaaggaagaaaagagtgctaaatcttcaataaaAATGTGGCTAGCTCATTGGAATAACGAAAAGGAGACTGAGAGGGAGCTGAAAGATTTCCAGGATTTGATTATGGTGAATGTAGACGTCGCTGGCACAAAGGATAATCAGATAGTGGCCCATGGGATAAATCAGTGGCATTTCAACAACCCAGCAGCTACAGCGATAACTACGCCAACTTTACTGATCCACGGTTACGCAGCCTCATCGATGGCATACTATAGGAACTTTACCGGTTTGTCGCAGACGGTGACCGATTTGTATGCTATAGACTTACCAGCTAATGGGCTATCGGCGGAGCAACCATTCAAGCTTAATGGCGACAAGCCTCGATCTCTTAAAGTGAAGTATTTGGACAATGACAAGTTTTCGGTTCAACATGTAATTGATGAATCGGGGACTAAGCAAATGATTCAGCAGTGCGAAAGTTATTACTTGGACAAGATAGAGGAGTGGAGAAAGGTTAACAAACTCGAGAAGATCAACTTGGTGGGCCACTCGTTTGGAGGGTACTTATCGTTCAAATATGCTCTCAAGTATCCGaactcaattgaaaaactaTGCCTTGTATCACCATTGGGAGTGGAAACAAGTATCTATTCGGTCAATAacaaattggaaaagaataCTAAATACGCGCTGGACTTGGAGGATCCAACTTCCAACTTCTATACTCGAAGAAGGGAGATTCCAAAGTTCATATTCAAGAACCAATCCGAAATTCTGAGGTGGATGGGACCTTTGGGAGCTAAAATGTGTTGGAATTACATTCTATCAGCATATAGCCGTATACCCGAAATGGAGTACAAAAGCTATATTTTCGAACTTCTTTATGGGAAAGGTGGCATTGCTCCAACCGCAAGGCAAATCTTTACAAACTTGTTTACTAGGAATTTACTAGCGAAGGACCCAATCATGGACTCTTTAGGTCAATTGCAGGCCAAAAAAGTTCTACTGGTATATGGTGATCATGACTGGATGAACAAGTATGCAGGCTACAAATTGGTGGAGCGCCTCAATACCATACGAAACAACACCAGTGCACAATATATCGAAGTGCCTGAATCCGGGCACAATCTATTTCTTGATAAtccaactttcttcaacgcTTCCTTGACTGAATTTCTTTCAGCCAAATAG
- the MIM2 gene encoding Mim2p (similar to Saccharomyces cerevisiae YLR099W-A; ancestral locus Anc_8.285), protein MRKLTFARCQLMSNRSEKVRRLDMSVGNPFEPLLALRQPDGVGTGDIFGEEVVVGGLDLSYDEIDFEDSEGQSEDEDGDDDEFEYDTDEIDDVFESQLLSAQQQWEESLEQLNKVLNWVLLPLVGKFMGRRMAKVLWQHAMEYLWS, encoded by the coding sequence ATGAGAAAGCTTACTTTCGCGAGATGCCAATTGATGAGTAATAGAAGTGAAAAGGTTAGGAGGCTGGATATGAGCGTTGGGAATCCTTTTGAACCATTGTTGGCATTGAGACAGCCCGATGGTGTTGGAACCGGTGATATttttggtgaagaagtCGTGGTAGGAGGGCTGGATCTTTCCTATGATGAGATCGACTTCGAGGACAGCGAGGGCCAAAgtgaggatgaggatggtgatgacgatgaaTTCGAATACGATACGGATGAGATAGATGATGTTTTCGAGTCGCAATTACTTAGTGCGCAGCAACAGTGGGAAGAATCGTTAGAACAGTTGAACAAGGTGCTCAATTGGGTGCTCTTACCACTCGTAGGCAAGTTTATGGGAAGAAGGATGGCCAAAGTGCTGTGGCAGCATGCAATGGAATACCTGTGGAGTTGA
- the TDEL0F04120 gene encoding uncharacterized protein, with the protein MATSNLQRSPAAEQTASCATILDTLKHLHSVTVGESFYFNSVKISDSSLRKCCENYWHQSLPDRLSDEQLDLTRLQLLIRFTDLVNEFEERPADRNILFNLREQLQSIFPRNSDARISYHRQKPTSHIGTCLLDLKIVTVAFIDTLIKFCQILQQYDDSNAFCYSVVCSIQDQFVRPYLLILWARAKKELRV; encoded by the coding sequence ATGGCCACATCAAATCTCCAAAGAAGTCCTGCCGCTGAACAAACTGCAAGTTGTGCTACAATCTTGGATACTCTAAAACATCTGCATAGTGTCACTGTAGGAGAATCCTTCTATTTTAACTCGGTCAAGATCAGTGATTCAAGCTTAAGGAAATGCTGCGAAAATTATTGGCACCAAAGTCTGCCAGACCGtttaagcgatgagcaATTGGACCTAACTCGATTACAACTACTTATAAGATTCACAGATCTAGTTAACGAATTCGAGGAGCGTCCAGCAGACAGAAacatcttgttcaatttacGTGAACAATTGCAATCGATATTCCCACGAAACAGCGACGCAAGGATATCATACCATCGCCAGAAACCAACCTCTCACATCGGAACCTGCTTACTCGACCTCAAGATCGTTACAGTGGCTTTCATCGACACCTTAATTaaattttgtcaaattttaCAACAATACGATGACTCCAATGCTTTTTGCTACTCAGTAGTATGTAGCATTCAGGACCAATTTGTTCGACCCTACCTTCTAATCCTATGGGCCCGAGCCAAGAAGGAACTGCGAGTTTAA
- the SWF1 gene encoding palmitoyltransferase SWF1 (similar to Saccharomyces cerevisiae SWF1 (YDR126W); ancestral locus Anc_8.286): MGLFSVLLFLVVAAQIIVLLLSPFYKVKWPFSWYYTRIFRPLLQEDQRFRWKFYVVPAFYLSLYCYIIFVLIRDVIPVIGNRLLSVEKLCIIPVLVVATPVLGWLSMTVKAKTSRGCQPGSAQEYDYDYILYYPNVQCRTCHIEKPARSRHCNLCRECVLVADHHCVWVNNCIGKGNYQFFYAFLVVNVISLSYGFLRVLWISVMKDPSMVVYPRSILIFTILCGTFAIICGVFTYLQLQLVNDGMTTGEKDKWYTIQQIMREGNLVRTLDGQFFIQDQQNPNQFYSTNAYDSKLYVPQNYSIVNDPKDITNIYDQGSFWYKLERLCT; encoded by the coding sequence ATGGGCCTTTTTAGTGTTCTACTATTCCTTGTGGTTGCCGCCCAAATAATAGTGCTGCTGCTGTCACCCTTTTACAAAGTCAAATGGCCATTCTCATGGTACTACACACGTATCTTCAGACCACTattacaagaagatcaaaggtTTCGCTGGAAGTTTTACGTCGTACCTGCATTCTACCTATCGTTGTACTGCTACATCATCTTTGTCCTGATCAGAGACGTGATACCAGTGATTGGTAACCGTCTCTTGTCAGTGGAGAAGTTATGTATAATTCCAGTACTAGTGGTGGCCACACCTGTTCTAGGTTGGCTAAGTATGACCGTGAAGGCTAAAACGAGCAGAGGATGTCAGCCTGGCTCAGCGCAAGAATATGATTACGATTACATCCTTTACTATCCCAATGTACAGTGTCGGACCTGTCACATAGAGAAACCAGCCCGTTCAAGACATTGCAATCTATGCCGAGAATGTGTTTTGGTTGCTGATCACCATTGCGTATGGGTCAACAACTGCATTGGGAAGGGCAATTACCAGTTTTTTTATGCGTTTCTAGTCGTCAATGTTATATCACTGTCGTATGGTTTCCTAAGAGTTCTGTGGATTTCAGTGATGAAGGACCCTTCCATGGTAGTATACCCACGAAGTATCCTAATATTCACCATCTTATGTGGCACTTTCGCGATAATTTGCGGTGTCTTCACGTATCTGCAACTACAATTGGTTAACGACGGTATGACAACCGGTGAGAAGGACAAATGGTATACGATCCAGCAGATTATGAGAGAAGGAAACCTCGTTAGGACTCTAGATGGTCAATTCTTTATTCAGGACCAGCAGAATCCAAATCAATTTTACAGCACTAACGCTTACGATTCCAAGCTTTACGTTCCACAGAACTACTCAATTGTCAATGATCCAAAAGATATTACCAACATCTACGACCAGGGATCCTTTTGGTACAAGCTAGAGCGCCTATGCACGTGA
- the ARO1 gene encoding pentafunctional protein ARO1p (similar to Saccharomyces cerevisiae ARO1 (YDR127W); ancestral locus Anc_8.287), translating to MVSMEKVPILGKETIHVGHNIHSHMVRTIIDECPSSTYVVINDTNLLRVPYYHTVVNELKRSLPEGSRLLEYFVKPGEAHKTRETKADIEDYLLSEGCTRDTLIIAIGGGVIGDMIGFVAATFMRGVRVVQIPTSLLAMVDSSIGGKTAVDTALGKNFIGAFWQPQLVLVDIKWLETLPKREFINGIAEVIKTACIWNADEFARLEAHSDIFLNIVNNSKLIKVANEKTDEVQEITYTAIDQMLEHTYKLVLESIKVKAHVVSSDERESSLRNLLNFGHSIGHAYEAILTPQALHGECVSIGMIKEAELSRYLGILTSTQVARLYKILVAYGLPVSPDEKWFKELTLQKKTPLNVLLSKMSIDKKNDGSKKKVVILESIGKCYGKSAHVVSDEDLRFVLTDETLVSPFNSIPADQAKVVTPPGSKSISNRALILAALGRGTCKIKNLLHSDDTKHMLTAVQKLKGATITSEDNGETVVLEGHGGETLRACEEPLYLGNAGTASRFLTSVAALVKSAGTQSHVVLTGNARMQQRPIGPLVDSLRENGTEIEYLNADGSLPIKVSTNSSFKGGRIELAATVSSQYVSSILMCAPYAETPVTLALVGGKPISQLYVDMTIKMMEKFGVKVEASKTEAYTYHIPKAQYVNPSEYVIESDASSATYPLAFAAMTGTTVTVPNIGSESLQGDARFAVDVLKPMGCKVQQSATCTTVTGPARGSLRPLKHVDMEPMTDAFLTACVVAAISHDDDPNSQNITTIEGIANQRVKECNRIEAMATQLAKFGVATKELPDGIQVYGLNSLEDLKVPSDSSGPIGVETYDDHRVAMSFSLLAGMTNSTQSSEKSFEPVRILERHCTGKTWPGWWDVLHTELGAKLDGAEPLSSGAKRSNKSVVIIGMRAAGKTTISRWCASVLGYKLVDLDNLFEKRYGKGSVKDFVAEHGWDEFRAQESKIFNEVIEKHGDDGYVFSTGGGIVESSDARKALQRFAASGGVVLHLHRDIEETIVFLQSDPSRPAYVEEIREVWERRETWYNECSNFTFFAPHCSDEVQFQNLRRAFENYISTITGVREVQIPTKRSSFVCLTFDDLRKKVDDLPAIVYGCDAVEVRVDHLAKLDADYVSKQLSLLRTATDSLPIIFTIRTKKQGGKFPDEDYQCLEDLFRTALKAGVEFIDLELTLPTQLQYKVLNNKGFTKIIGSHHDFDGAFSWDNAEWENRYNQALSLDVDVIKFVGMAKSFEDNLALERFRGNHKSKPLIAINMSEFGKVSRVLNTVLTPITSELLPNAAAPGQLTLAQINQTYTSMGGIQPKEFYVVGKPIGHSRSPILHNTGYKLLGLPHTFDKYETDLAADIKKELLDGKSNLGGLAVTIPLKLDIMKYMSELTEAAKLVGAVNTVTPLGNSNFQGDNTDWLGIRNALIGNGVPESLAGVSGLVIGAGGTSRAAIYALHSLGCSQIFIINRTTSKLAELKNSFPESYNVVAIGSASEIEALETSVGVAVNCVPGDKPLDDALLGKLERFLTKATHSSFIPTLLEAAYKPAVTPVMKIAHDKYQWQVIPGSQMLVHQGVAQFQKWTQLKAPFKAIFDAVTRD from the coding sequence ATGGTATCGATGGAGAAAGTCCCCATCTTGGGGAAGGAAACGATCCATGTTGGCCATAATATTCACTCGCACATGGTGCGTACGATCATCGATGAGTGTCCATCATCTACCTATGTGGTAATCAATGATACTAATCTCTTGAGAGTCCCTTACTACCATACTGTTGTTAACGAATTGAAGAGGAGTCTTCCTGAGGGCTCCCGTTTGTTAGAATATTTCGTCAAACCAGGTGAAGCTCATAAGACCAGGGAGACTAAGGCAGATATCGAGGATTACCTATTATCCGAAGGATGTACTCGTGATACCTTAATTATTGCCATCGGTGGTGGTGTCATTGGGGATATGATTGGATTTGTTGCTGCAACTTTCATGAGAGGGGTCCGCGTAGTTCAAATTCCAACTTCCTTGCTTGCCATGGTGGACTCGTCCATTGGTGGTAAGACTGCTGTGGATACTGCACTAGGGAAGAACTTCATTGGTGCATTCTGGCAGCCACAATTAGTTTTGGTCGATATTAAATGGCTGGAAACTTTGCCCAAGAGAGAGTTTATCAACGGTATTGCCGAAGTGATCAAGACCGCTTGTATCTGGAACGCTGATGAGTTTGCTCGTCTGGAAGCTCACTCTGacatctttttgaataTTGTCAATAACTCCAAGCTGATTAAAGTGGCTAATGAGAAGACCGATGAAGTGCAAGAGATCACTTACACGGCTATCGACCAAATGCTTGAACATACCTATAAGCTTGTTTTGGAGAGTATTAAAGTGAAAGCTCATGTGGTCTCCTCAGATGAGCGTGAATCcagtttgagaaacttGCTGAATTTTGGACATTCCATCGGTCATGCTTACGAAGCAATCTTGACTCCTCAAGCCCTACACGGTGAATGTGTCTCCATTGGTATGATAAAGGAGGCAGAACTTTCCCGTTATTTGGGTATTTTAACTTCAACACAAGTGGCCCGCTTGTATAAGATCTTAGTCGCTTATGGGTTACCAGTATCGCCAGATGAGAAATGGTTCAAAGAGCTGACTTTACAAAAGAAAACTCCTCTTAATGTTTTATTGAGTAAAATGAGTATtgacaagaagaatgatggctctaagaagaaggtcGTTATCCTGGAAAGTATCGGGAAATGCTACGGTAAGTCAGCTCACGTTGTCTCTGATGAGGATTTGAGGTTTGTCTTAACCGATGAGACTCTAGTTTCCCCATTCAACAGCATTCCTGCCGACCAAGCGAAAGTTGTCACTCCACCTGGATCTAAGTCGATATCCAACCGTGCTCTGATATTGGCCGCCTTAGGCCGTGGTACCTGTAAAATCAAGAATCTGCTACATTCGGATGACACTAAGCATATGTTAACGGCCGTACAAAAGCTAAAAGGTGCCACTATTACTTCGGAAGACAACGGTGAAACTGTTGTTTTGGAGGGTCATGGCGGTGAAACGCTGAGGGCTTGCGAGGAGCCCTTGTACTTGGGTAATGCCGGTACAGCTTCCAGATTCTTAACCTCTGTTGCAGCATTGGTTAAATCGGCTGGCACTCAATCACATGTCGTTTTAACTGGTAATGCAAGAATGCAGCAAAGACCCATCGGTCCTTTAGTCGACTCTTTGAGAGAAAATGGTACCGAAATAGAGTACCTGAATGCCGATGGTTCGCTGCCCATTAAGGTCTCCACTAATTCGTCCTTCAAAGGTGGCAGAATTGAACTAGCAGCCACGGTTTCCTCTCAGTACGTttcttcgatcttgatGTGTGCACCATACGCTGAAACGCCTGTCACTTTGGCTCTTGTTGGCGGTAAGCCAATCTCCCAATTGTACGTAGACATGACAATCAAGATGATGGAAAAGTTCGGTGTCAAAGTCGAAGCATCCAAGACTGAGGCATACACATACCACATTCCAAAAGCTCAATACGTCAATCCATCTGAGTATGTGATTGAAAGTGACGCTTCTAGTGCAACTTACCCGCTTGCCTTTGCTGCAATGACTGGAACTACCGTCACCGTGCCTAATATCGGTAGCGAATCTTTACAGGGTGACGCAAGATTTGCTGTAGATGTTTTGAAGCCAATGGGTTGTAAAGTTCAACAGAGTGCTACTTGTACAACTGTTACCGGACCTGCACGAGGATCACTGAGACCTTTGAAACACGTCGATATGGAACCTATGACTGATGCATTCCTAACAGCGTGCGTTGTCGCAGCAATTTCACatgatgatgatccaaACTCTCAAAACATTACAACTATCGAGGGTATTGCTAACCAACGTGTTAAAGAATGTAACAGGATTGAGGCAATGGCTACACAGCTTGCTAAATTCGGAGTTGCTACTAAGGAGCTACCCGATGGTATTCAAGTTTACGGTTTGAACTCCTTAGAAGACTTGAAAGTCCCATCTGATTCATCAGGGCCTATTGGGGTTGAAACGTATGACGATCATCGTGTCGCAATGAGTTTCTCACTGTTAGCTGGTATGACTAACTCTACCCAGTCCAGCGAGAAGTCCTTTGAACCTGTAAGAATTTTGGAAAGACATTGCACAGGAAAGACCTGGCCAGGTTGGTGGGATGTTTTGCACACCGAACTAGGTGCAAAGCTCGATGGTGCTGAACCATTATCAAGCGGTGCCAAGAGATCTAACAAGAGTGTTGTTATTATTGGAATGAGAGCTGCAGGCAAAACGACGATTAGTAGATGGTGCGCTTCTGTTTTGGGTTATAAACTAGTCGATTTAGACAacctctttgaaaaaagataCGGAAAGGGTTCCGTGAAAGATTTTGTTGCTGAGCATGGATGGGATGAGTTTCGTGCTCAAGAATCTAAGATATTTAACGAGGTCATTGAGAAACATGGCGATGATGGATATGTCTTCTCTACTGGAGGCGGCATTGTTGAATCTTCAGATGCTAGAAAGGCATTGCAACGTTTTGCAGCTAGTGGAGGTGTTGTTTTGCACCTACACAGAGATATCGAAGAGACTATCGTTTTTCTGCAGAGCGATCCAAGTAGGCCAGCCTATGTGGAGGAAATCAGGGAAGTCTGGGAAAGAAGGGAAACATGGTACAATGAGTGCTCTAACTTCACCTTCTTTGCTCCACATTGCTCAGACGAAGTTCAGTTCCAAAACTTGAGGAGGGCTTTCGAAAACTATATATCGACAATTACAGGTGTGAGAGAGGTTCAAATACCAACTAAAAGATCATCATTTGTTTGCTTGACTTTTGACGATCTGAGGAAAAAGGTTGACGATTTACCTGCTATTGTTTACGGTTGTGACGCGGTTGAAGTCAGAGTCGATCACCTGGCTAAACTTGATGCAGACTACGTTTCAAAacaactttctcttctacGTACAGCCACTGACAGTTTGCCCATCATTTTCACCATTAGAACGAAGAAGCAAGGAGGTAAATTCCCTGATGAAGACTACCAGTGCTTGGAAGACTTGTTCAGAActgctttgaaagcagGTGTTGAGTTTATTGATTTGGAATTAACTCTACCAACACAATTGCAGTACAAGGTCCTGAATAACAAGGGTTTTACCAAAATTATTGGATCTCATCATGATTTCGATGGAGCTTTCTCGTGGGATAACGCTGAATGGGAAAATAGGTACAATCAAGCTCTCTCCTTAGATGTCGACGTTATCAAGTTCGTCGGTATGGCTAAGAGTTTCGAAGACAACTTGGCACTGGAAAGATTCAGAGGTAACCACAAGTCTAAACCATTGATCGCAATCAACATGTCTGAATTTGGTAAAGTCTCCCGCGTGCTGAACACGGTGTTGACTCCTATCACTTCTGAACTGTTGCCTAACGCCGCAGCTCCAGGTCAACTGACCCTGGCACAGATCAACCAGACTTACACTTCAATGGGAGGAATTCAACCTAAAGAGTTTTACGTTGTTGGTAAACCAATCGGACACTCCAGATCACCAATACTTCACAACACCGGTTACAAGCTCTTAGGTTTACCTCATACCTTTGACAAATATGAGACTGACTTAGCAGCCGATATCAAGAAGGAGCTACTAGACGGGAAGTCCAATCTTGGTGGTTTAGCTGTTACAATCCCACTGAAATTAGATATTATGAAATACATGAGCGAGCTAACAGAAGCTGCCAAATTGGTGGGTGCTGTGAACACGGTCACTCCATTAGGCAACAGCAATTTCCAAGGTGATAACACTGACTGGTTAGGTATTAGAAACGCCTTGATCGGCAACGGTGTTCCTGAAAGCCTTGCCGGTGTTTCTGGTCTTGTCATCGGTGCAGGTGGGACTTCGAGAGCTGCTATTTATGCCTTACACAGTCTGGGCTGCTCTCaaatctttatcatcaacagaACAACTTCGAAACTAGCTGAACTGAAGAATTCTTTCCCAGAATCATACAACGTTGTTGCCATTGGGTCGGCTAGCGAAATTGAAGCTCTGGAAACTTCCGTTGGTGTTGCTGTCAACTGCGTTCCAGGAGACAAGCCATTGGATGATGCTCTGTTGGGTAAGCTCGAGAGATTTTTGACCAAAGCTACccattcttcttttattCCTACCCTTTTGGAGGCAGCCTACAAGCCTGCAGTTACCCCAGTGATGAAAATTGCCCATGACAAGTACCAATGGCAGGTCATTCCTGGCTCCCAGATGCTTGTTCATCAAGGTGTCGCtcaattccaaaaatgGACCCAATTGAAGGCGCCTTTCAAGGCCATCTTCGATGCTGTTACgagagattga